The following are encoded in a window of Camarhynchus parvulus chromosome 1A, STF_HiC, whole genome shotgun sequence genomic DNA:
- the CNOT2 gene encoding CCR4-NOT transcription complex subunit 2: MFGASRKKFVEGVDGDYHDENMYYSQSSMFPHRSEKDMLASPSTSGQLSQFGASLYGQQSALGLPMRGMSNNTPQLNRSLSQGTQLPSHVTPTTGVPTMSLHTPPSPSRGILPMNPRNMMNHSQVGQGIGIPSRTNSMSSSGLGSPNRSSPSIICMPKQQPSRQPFTVNSMSGFGMNRNQAFGMNNSLSSNIFNGTDGSENVTGLDLSDFPALADRNRREGSGNPTPLINPLAGRAPYVGMVTKPASEQSQDFSIHNEDFPALPGSSYKDPTSSNDDNKSNLSTSGKTSSSTDGPKFPGDKSSTTQNNNQQKKGIQVLPDGRVTNIPQGMVTDQFGMIGLLTFIRAAETDPGMVHLALGSDLTTLGLNLNSPENLYPKFASPWASSPCRPQDIDFHVPSEYLTNIHIRDKLASIKLGRYGEDLLFYLYYMNGGDVLQLLAAVELFNRDWRYHKEERVWITRAPGMEPTMKTNTYERGTYYFFDCLNWRKVAKEFHLEYDKLEERPHLPSTFNYNPAQQAF; the protein is encoded by the exons ATGTTTGGTGCTTCAAGGAAGAAGTTTGTAGAGGGGGTTGATGGTGACTACCATGATGAGAACATGTACTACAGCCAATCATCGATGTTCCCACATCGGTCAGAAAAAGAT ATGCTGGCATCACCATCAACATCAGGTCAGCTGTCTCAGTTTGGGGCAAGTTTATACGGGCAACAAA gtGCACTAGGCCTTCCAATGAGGGGAATGAGCAACAATACCCCTCAGTTAAATCGCAGCTTATCACAAGGCACTCAGTTACCGAGCCACGTAACGCCAACAACAGGGGTACCAACAATGTCACTTCACACGCCTCCATCTCCGAGCAG gggGATATTGCCTATGAATCCTAGGAATATGATGAACCACTCCCAGGTTGGTCAGGGCATTGGAATTCCCAGCAGGACAAACAGCATGAGCAGTTCAGGGTTAGGCAGCCCTAACAGAAGCTCTCCAAGCATAATATGTATGCCAAAGCAGCAACCCTCTCGACAACCTTTTACTGTGAACAG tatGTCTGGATTTGGGATGAACAGAAATCAGGCATTTGGAATGAATAACTCCTTATCAAGTAACATTTTTAATGGAACGG ATGGAAGTGAAAATGTGACAGGACTGGACCTCTCAGATTTTCCAGCACTAGCAGACAgaaacagaagggaaggaagtggCAATCCAACTCCATTAATAAACCCTTTAGCTGGAAGGGCACCCTATG TTGGGATGGTAACAAAACCAGCAAGTGAGCAGTCCCAGGACTTTTCAATACACAATGAAGATTTTCCAGCATTACCAGGCTCCAGCTACAAAGATCCGACATCGAGTAATGATGACAATAAATCT AATTTGAGTACATCAGGCAAAACATCATCCAGCACAGATGGGCCCAAGTTTCCTGGAGATAAAAGTTCAACTACGCAAAACAACAACCAGCAGAAAAAAGGGATCCAGGTGTTACCTGATG GTCGGGTTACCAACATTCCTCAAGGGATGGTGACGGACCAGTTTGGAATGATTGGCTTGTTAACATTCATCAGGGCAGCAGAGACAGATCCAGGAATGGTACATCTTGCATTAGGAAGTGATTTAACAACACTAGGTCTCAATCTCAACTCTCCTGA aaatcttTATCCCAAATTTGCATCCCCGTGGGCATCATCACCTTGTCGACCTCAAGACATAG ACTTCCATGTTCCATCTGAATACTTAACTAACATTCACATTAGGGATAAG CTGGCTTCAATAAAACTTGGCCGATATGGAGAGGATCTCCTGTTTTATCTCTATTACATGAATGGAGGAGATGTATTACAGCTATTAGCAGCAGTAGAGCT ATTTAACCGGGATTGGAGATACCACAAAGAAGAACGAGTATGGATCACCAGGGCACCTGGCATGGAGCCAACAATGAAAACCAATACGTACGAGAGGGGAACATATTACTTCTTTGACTGTCTTAACTGGAGGAAAGTAGCTAAG